In Gigantopelta aegis isolate Gae_Host chromosome 14, Gae_host_genome, whole genome shotgun sequence, the following proteins share a genomic window:
- the LOC121388774 gene encoding enhancer of filamentation 1-like isoform X2 encodes MGKHCSNTDKGDNMEDQQKSESASEMFLAKALFDNIAETPDELAFRRGDVLTVVEQDTAGLDGWWLCSLRGKQGIAPGNRLKILSGMLDTSMERDLYDSPKSESLRRSWDVSQNMVVNQQKIAQGDLYDSPNRSMQDYDVPPTRYFPKEKSPQRASTPNRETTPRRELQRPRSEELLDSNRSQQSKRVSGGSLQEEHSQSFYDTPPSSRPVAQMPESTYDVPPSVVRNSVESCHSSRSSVASDTSNDSSVTVSSCTSNPSLPRLSNPSSTCDSARSSLDVSSHDFYDIPNKDSRKLKQLSADSGLDLYDTPSKSRLSNQSSLIEDYDVPKFKSFDLGAPRSSEKTPEVVRSKSLEHTLDDLYDVPKNNLPKVYLSLNMSGGNASSVNMNTNDSLNVYDVPPQVTRDSVISARSDSSEEGQRLSTCSVDSRGSTSDIPTYDELLLELDAALELLVKLQQLVQKSANKLLAFVSSTWRKKENLQTKMYDIKVACTGLKSSLADFVDFAQGTLANSVKLSDKKLVNKLYKQLNPLQNSLRLISLSLKNLEEMKWQVNLLSEPLDSGQSDDLGQIVSLCKDLTGNVRKLASLIQGNATLLFVRSNELNSSRTSERRCSLDDILMSSKPPIKRKPELKPKQGIRSKYFQQRPLPAPPPTDRPLPPPPAEQKKKSPSLNSLTPPKELYSSSSDDIYQNADEVLVQEYDYVQLESRDIAAHMKHKEELEIQVDLYEKKLEEDLAKVDIGCKSDDSSARSDDGSVKYEENEDDTLNTDDICKYNLLAGQQDQVDSGQIDVDALIEQELKTPVNIKTDASEFILPEKAALPDKLLSQQLDPSDKQVLVFYSGQMETHSTLLTNAIDAFLNCVESSDPPNVFVSHSKFVIISAHKLVHIGDTLHRNLMHSVVRNRVMSCANHLCDTLKLSVTATKMAALQYPSVPAVQEMVDRVMDVSRAAHDLKLVISQVVAL; translated from the exons ATGGGGAAACATTGTTCTAATACTGATAAGGGAGATAATATGGAGGACCAGCAGAAGTCAGAATCGGCCAGTGAG ATGTTTCTTGCAAAGGCATTGTTCGACAACATCGCAGAGACCCCAGATGAGCTGGCGTTCCGACGCGGTGATGTCTTGACGGTTGTCGAACAGGACACGGCCGGACTTGATGGGTGGTGGTTGTGCTCCCTGCGAGGGAAGCAGGGCATTGCCCCAGGCAACCGACTCAAAATTCTGTCTGGCATGCTGGACACTTCCATGGAAAGGGATCTCTACGACTCTCCCAAGTCGGAGTCCTTGAGACGCAGTTGGGATGTATCTCAGAACAtg GTTGTGAATCAGCAGAAGATTGCACAAGGAGACTTGTACGACTCGCCCAACAGAAGCATGCAAGATTATGATGTGCCTCCAACAAGATATTTTCCAAAGGAGAAATCTCCACAGAGGGCAAGCACTCCAAATAGGGAAACAACGCCAAGGCGGGAACTACAACGACCGCGATCCGAGGAACTGTTAGATAGCAATCGCTCACAACAATCAAAACGGGTGTCAGGTGGCAGTCTGCAGGAAGAGCATAGTCAATCATTTTATGACACTCCCCCATCTTCCAGACCTGTTGCTCAAATGCCTGAGTCTACCTATGATGTTCCACCATCGGTAGTTCGTAATTCTGTTGAATCCTGCCACTCCAGTCGCTCCAGTGTAGCATCAGACACTTCAAATGATTCCTCTGTTACAGTGTCCAGCTGTACGTCTAATCCCAGCTTACCTCGACTGTCGAATCCTTCCAGTACGTGTGATTCAGCGCGGTCCAGTCTGGATGTATCATCACACGATTTCTATGATATTCCTAACAAAGACTCGAGGAAGTTGAAACAGTTATCAGCAGATTCAGGTCTCGACTTATATGACACACCTTCTAAATCGAGGCTGTCCAATCAGTCTTCCCTAATAGAAGATTATGATGTGCCCAAGTTTAAGTCTTTTGATCTCGGTGCACCTAGATCAAGTGAGAAAACTCCTGAGGTGGTTCGTAGCAAAAGTCTAGAACACACATTAGATGACCTGTATGATGTACCAAAAAACAATTTGCCCAAAGTGTACCTTAGTTTAAATATGAGTGGAGGCAATGCTTCTTCAGTCAATATGAATACTAATGATTCACTTAATGTGTATGATGTACCACCGCAGGTAACACGTGATTCTGTGATCTCAGCTCGTTCAGATTCATCTGAGGAAGGACAAAGGCTTTCAACCTGCAGTGTGGATTCTAGAGGCTCCACCTCGGATATACCTACGTATGACGAGCTCTTACTGGAGCTTGATGCTGCTCTTGAGTTGTTGGTCAAACTGCAACAACTTGTGCAGAAATCTGCAAACAAACTGTTAGCTTTTGTCAGTAGTACatggagaaagaaggaaaattTACAGACAAAGATGTATGACATTAAAGTTGCATGCACTGGACTGAAATCTTCCCTAGCTGACTTTGTTGACTTTGCTCAAGGCACATTGGCTAATTCTGTGAAACTGTCTGATAAGAAATTGGTGAATAAATTGTACAAGCAGCTCAACCCACTGCAAAACAGTCTAAGACTTATTTCTTTATCTCTGAAGAACCTGGAGGAAATGAAGTGGCAAGTAAACCTTCTGTCAGAACCTTTGGACTCTGGTCAGTCTGATGACCTGGGACAGATAGTTTCATTGTGTAAAGATTTGACTGGCAATGTCAGAAAGTTAGCTTCGTTGATTCAGGGAAATGCCACATTATTATTTGTACGCTCAAATGAACTCAATTCCAGTAGGACCAGTGAGCGACGATGTTCTTTGGATGATATTCTTATGTCATCGAAGCCTCCAATTAAGCGAAAACCAGAACTGAAACCGAAACAAGGCATTCGTTCTAAATATTTTCAGCAACGCCCATTGCCTGCACCACCCCCAACTGACAGACCACTTCCTCCTCCTCCAGCAGAGCAGAAAAAGAAAAGTCCATCACTAAATTCTCTAACACCACCCAAGGAATTGTACAGTTCAAGCAGTGACGATATCTATCAGAATGCTGACGAGGTGTTGGTGCAGGAGTACGATTATGTTCAGCTGGAGTCCCGTGACATTGCTGCTCACATGAAGCACAAGGAGGAGCTTGAGATTCAGGTGGATTTGTATGAGAAGAAGCTTGAGGAGGATCTCGCCAAAGTGGATATTGGATGCAAGTCGGATGATTCATCAGCCAGGTCCGATGACGGCAGTGTCAAGTATGAGGAAAACGAAGACGACACGCTGAATACAGATGATATATGCAAGTATAACTTGCTAGCAGGTCAGCAGGACCAGGTGGACAGCGGTCAGATTGATGTGGATGCTTTGATAGAACAGGAGCTGAAAACCCCAGTGAATATCAAGACGGATGCCAGTGAGTTTATTCTGCCCGAGAAGGCAGCTCTTCCAGATAAGCTCCTCAGTCAGCAGCTCGACCCCAGTGATAAACAGGTGTTGGTGTTCTATTCCGGTCAGATGGAGACTCATTCCACGCTGCTGACCAATGCCATCGATGCTTTTTTGAACTGCGTTGAAAGCAGTGACCCTCCCAACGTGTTCGTCTCTCACAGTAAGTTTGTGATCATCTCGGCTCATAAACTGGTGCACATCGGCGACACTCTCCATCGCAATCTGATGCACAGTGTTGTAAGGAACCGAGTCATGTCATGTGCCAATCACTTGTGTGACACTCTCAAGCTGTCTGTGACGGCCACCAAAATGGCAGCACTGCAGTACCCATCGGTGCCTGCAGTACAGGAGATGGTGGATCGGGTGATGGATGTGTCGCGAGCTGCTCATGATCTGAAACTGGTCATATCACAAGTTGTCGCTTTGTAG
- the LOC121388774 gene encoding enhancer of filamentation 1-like isoform X1 codes for MCRHNAAVNSCEIIIETSGQEMTESQMFLAKALFDNIAETPDELAFRRGDVLTVVEQDTAGLDGWWLCSLRGKQGIAPGNRLKILSGMLDTSMERDLYDSPKSESLRRSWDVSQNMVVNQQKIAQGDLYDSPNRSMQDYDVPPTRYFPKEKSPQRASTPNRETTPRRELQRPRSEELLDSNRSQQSKRVSGGSLQEEHSQSFYDTPPSSRPVAQMPESTYDVPPSVVRNSVESCHSSRSSVASDTSNDSSVTVSSCTSNPSLPRLSNPSSTCDSARSSLDVSSHDFYDIPNKDSRKLKQLSADSGLDLYDTPSKSRLSNQSSLIEDYDVPKFKSFDLGAPRSSEKTPEVVRSKSLEHTLDDLYDVPKNNLPKVYLSLNMSGGNASSVNMNTNDSLNVYDVPPQVTRDSVISARSDSSEEGQRLSTCSVDSRGSTSDIPTYDELLLELDAALELLVKLQQLVQKSANKLLAFVSSTWRKKENLQTKMYDIKVACTGLKSSLADFVDFAQGTLANSVKLSDKKLVNKLYKQLNPLQNSLRLISLSLKNLEEMKWQVNLLSEPLDSGQSDDLGQIVSLCKDLTGNVRKLASLIQGNATLLFVRSNELNSSRTSERRCSLDDILMSSKPPIKRKPELKPKQGIRSKYFQQRPLPAPPPTDRPLPPPPAEQKKKSPSLNSLTPPKELYSSSSDDIYQNADEVLVQEYDYVQLESRDIAAHMKHKEELEIQVDLYEKKLEEDLAKVDIGCKSDDSSARSDDGSVKYEENEDDTLNTDDICKYNLLAGQQDQVDSGQIDVDALIEQELKTPVNIKTDASEFILPEKAALPDKLLSQQLDPSDKQVLVFYSGQMETHSTLLTNAIDAFLNCVESSDPPNVFVSHSKFVIISAHKLVHIGDTLHRNLMHSVVRNRVMSCANHLCDTLKLSVTATKMAALQYPSVPAVQEMVDRVMDVSRAAHDLKLVISQVVAL; via the exons ATGTTTCTTGCAAAGGCATTGTTCGACAACATCGCAGAGACCCCAGATGAGCTGGCGTTCCGACGCGGTGATGTCTTGACGGTTGTCGAACAGGACACGGCCGGACTTGATGGGTGGTGGTTGTGCTCCCTGCGAGGGAAGCAGGGCATTGCCCCAGGCAACCGACTCAAAATTCTGTCTGGCATGCTGGACACTTCCATGGAAAGGGATCTCTACGACTCTCCCAAGTCGGAGTCCTTGAGACGCAGTTGGGATGTATCTCAGAACAtg GTTGTGAATCAGCAGAAGATTGCACAAGGAGACTTGTACGACTCGCCCAACAGAAGCATGCAAGATTATGATGTGCCTCCAACAAGATATTTTCCAAAGGAGAAATCTCCACAGAGGGCAAGCACTCCAAATAGGGAAACAACGCCAAGGCGGGAACTACAACGACCGCGATCCGAGGAACTGTTAGATAGCAATCGCTCACAACAATCAAAACGGGTGTCAGGTGGCAGTCTGCAGGAAGAGCATAGTCAATCATTTTATGACACTCCCCCATCTTCCAGACCTGTTGCTCAAATGCCTGAGTCTACCTATGATGTTCCACCATCGGTAGTTCGTAATTCTGTTGAATCCTGCCACTCCAGTCGCTCCAGTGTAGCATCAGACACTTCAAATGATTCCTCTGTTACAGTGTCCAGCTGTACGTCTAATCCCAGCTTACCTCGACTGTCGAATCCTTCCAGTACGTGTGATTCAGCGCGGTCCAGTCTGGATGTATCATCACACGATTTCTATGATATTCCTAACAAAGACTCGAGGAAGTTGAAACAGTTATCAGCAGATTCAGGTCTCGACTTATATGACACACCTTCTAAATCGAGGCTGTCCAATCAGTCTTCCCTAATAGAAGATTATGATGTGCCCAAGTTTAAGTCTTTTGATCTCGGTGCACCTAGATCAAGTGAGAAAACTCCTGAGGTGGTTCGTAGCAAAAGTCTAGAACACACATTAGATGACCTGTATGATGTACCAAAAAACAATTTGCCCAAAGTGTACCTTAGTTTAAATATGAGTGGAGGCAATGCTTCTTCAGTCAATATGAATACTAATGATTCACTTAATGTGTATGATGTACCACCGCAGGTAACACGTGATTCTGTGATCTCAGCTCGTTCAGATTCATCTGAGGAAGGACAAAGGCTTTCAACCTGCAGTGTGGATTCTAGAGGCTCCACCTCGGATATACCTACGTATGACGAGCTCTTACTGGAGCTTGATGCTGCTCTTGAGTTGTTGGTCAAACTGCAACAACTTGTGCAGAAATCTGCAAACAAACTGTTAGCTTTTGTCAGTAGTACatggagaaagaaggaaaattTACAGACAAAGATGTATGACATTAAAGTTGCATGCACTGGACTGAAATCTTCCCTAGCTGACTTTGTTGACTTTGCTCAAGGCACATTGGCTAATTCTGTGAAACTGTCTGATAAGAAATTGGTGAATAAATTGTACAAGCAGCTCAACCCACTGCAAAACAGTCTAAGACTTATTTCTTTATCTCTGAAGAACCTGGAGGAAATGAAGTGGCAAGTAAACCTTCTGTCAGAACCTTTGGACTCTGGTCAGTCTGATGACCTGGGACAGATAGTTTCATTGTGTAAAGATTTGACTGGCAATGTCAGAAAGTTAGCTTCGTTGATTCAGGGAAATGCCACATTATTATTTGTACGCTCAAATGAACTCAATTCCAGTAGGACCAGTGAGCGACGATGTTCTTTGGATGATATTCTTATGTCATCGAAGCCTCCAATTAAGCGAAAACCAGAACTGAAACCGAAACAAGGCATTCGTTCTAAATATTTTCAGCAACGCCCATTGCCTGCACCACCCCCAACTGACAGACCACTTCCTCCTCCTCCAGCAGAGCAGAAAAAGAAAAGTCCATCACTAAATTCTCTAACACCACCCAAGGAATTGTACAGTTCAAGCAGTGACGATATCTATCAGAATGCTGACGAGGTGTTGGTGCAGGAGTACGATTATGTTCAGCTGGAGTCCCGTGACATTGCTGCTCACATGAAGCACAAGGAGGAGCTTGAGATTCAGGTGGATTTGTATGAGAAGAAGCTTGAGGAGGATCTCGCCAAAGTGGATATTGGATGCAAGTCGGATGATTCATCAGCCAGGTCCGATGACGGCAGTGTCAAGTATGAGGAAAACGAAGACGACACGCTGAATACAGATGATATATGCAAGTATAACTTGCTAGCAGGTCAGCAGGACCAGGTGGACAGCGGTCAGATTGATGTGGATGCTTTGATAGAACAGGAGCTGAAAACCCCAGTGAATATCAAGACGGATGCCAGTGAGTTTATTCTGCCCGAGAAGGCAGCTCTTCCAGATAAGCTCCTCAGTCAGCAGCTCGACCCCAGTGATAAACAGGTGTTGGTGTTCTATTCCGGTCAGATGGAGACTCATTCCACGCTGCTGACCAATGCCATCGATGCTTTTTTGAACTGCGTTGAAAGCAGTGACCCTCCCAACGTGTTCGTCTCTCACAGTAAGTTTGTGATCATCTCGGCTCATAAACTGGTGCACATCGGCGACACTCTCCATCGCAATCTGATGCACAGTGTTGTAAGGAACCGAGTCATGTCATGTGCCAATCACTTGTGTGACACTCTCAAGCTGTCTGTGACGGCCACCAAAATGGCAGCACTGCAGTACCCATCGGTGCCTGCAGTACAGGAGATGGTGGATCGGGTGATGGATGTGTCGCGAGCTGCTCATGATCTGAAACTGGTCATATCACAAGTTGTCGCTTTGTAG
- the LOC121388774 gene encoding enhancer of filamentation 1-like isoform X3: MFLAKALFDNIAETPDELAFRRGDVLTVVEQDTAGLDGWWLCSLRGKQGIAPGNRLKILSGMLDTSMERDLYDSPKSESLRRSWDVSQNMVVNQQKIAQGDLYDSPNRSMQDYDVPPTRYFPKEKSPQRASTPNRETTPRRELQRPRSEELLDSNRSQQSKRVSGGSLQEEHSQSFYDTPPSSRPVAQMPESTYDVPPSVVRNSVESCHSSRSSVASDTSNDSSVTVSSCTSNPSLPRLSNPSSTCDSARSSLDVSSHDFYDIPNKDSRKLKQLSADSGLDLYDTPSKSRLSNQSSLIEDYDVPKFKSFDLGAPRSSEKTPEVVRSKSLEHTLDDLYDVPKNNLPKVYLSLNMSGGNASSVNMNTNDSLNVYDVPPQVTRDSVISARSDSSEEGQRLSTCSVDSRGSTSDIPTYDELLLELDAALELLVKLQQLVQKSANKLLAFVSSTWRKKENLQTKMYDIKVACTGLKSSLADFVDFAQGTLANSVKLSDKKLVNKLYKQLNPLQNSLRLISLSLKNLEEMKWQVNLLSEPLDSGQSDDLGQIVSLCKDLTGNVRKLASLIQGNATLLFVRSNELNSSRTSERRCSLDDILMSSKPPIKRKPELKPKQGIRSKYFQQRPLPAPPPTDRPLPPPPAEQKKKSPSLNSLTPPKELYSSSSDDIYQNADEVLVQEYDYVQLESRDIAAHMKHKEELEIQVDLYEKKLEEDLAKVDIGCKSDDSSARSDDGSVKYEENEDDTLNTDDICKYNLLAGQQDQVDSGQIDVDALIEQELKTPVNIKTDASEFILPEKAALPDKLLSQQLDPSDKQVLVFYSGQMETHSTLLTNAIDAFLNCVESSDPPNVFVSHSKFVIISAHKLVHIGDTLHRNLMHSVVRNRVMSCANHLCDTLKLSVTATKMAALQYPSVPAVQEMVDRVMDVSRAAHDLKLVISQVVAL; encoded by the exons ATGTTTCTTGCAAAGGCATTGTTCGACAACATCGCAGAGACCCCAGATGAGCTGGCGTTCCGACGCGGTGATGTCTTGACGGTTGTCGAACAGGACACGGCCGGACTTGATGGGTGGTGGTTGTGCTCCCTGCGAGGGAAGCAGGGCATTGCCCCAGGCAACCGACTCAAAATTCTGTCTGGCATGCTGGACACTTCCATGGAAAGGGATCTCTACGACTCTCCCAAGTCGGAGTCCTTGAGACGCAGTTGGGATGTATCTCAGAACAtg GTTGTGAATCAGCAGAAGATTGCACAAGGAGACTTGTACGACTCGCCCAACAGAAGCATGCAAGATTATGATGTGCCTCCAACAAGATATTTTCCAAAGGAGAAATCTCCACAGAGGGCAAGCACTCCAAATAGGGAAACAACGCCAAGGCGGGAACTACAACGACCGCGATCCGAGGAACTGTTAGATAGCAATCGCTCACAACAATCAAAACGGGTGTCAGGTGGCAGTCTGCAGGAAGAGCATAGTCAATCATTTTATGACACTCCCCCATCTTCCAGACCTGTTGCTCAAATGCCTGAGTCTACCTATGATGTTCCACCATCGGTAGTTCGTAATTCTGTTGAATCCTGCCACTCCAGTCGCTCCAGTGTAGCATCAGACACTTCAAATGATTCCTCTGTTACAGTGTCCAGCTGTACGTCTAATCCCAGCTTACCTCGACTGTCGAATCCTTCCAGTACGTGTGATTCAGCGCGGTCCAGTCTGGATGTATCATCACACGATTTCTATGATATTCCTAACAAAGACTCGAGGAAGTTGAAACAGTTATCAGCAGATTCAGGTCTCGACTTATATGACACACCTTCTAAATCGAGGCTGTCCAATCAGTCTTCCCTAATAGAAGATTATGATGTGCCCAAGTTTAAGTCTTTTGATCTCGGTGCACCTAGATCAAGTGAGAAAACTCCTGAGGTGGTTCGTAGCAAAAGTCTAGAACACACATTAGATGACCTGTATGATGTACCAAAAAACAATTTGCCCAAAGTGTACCTTAGTTTAAATATGAGTGGAGGCAATGCTTCTTCAGTCAATATGAATACTAATGATTCACTTAATGTGTATGATGTACCACCGCAGGTAACACGTGATTCTGTGATCTCAGCTCGTTCAGATTCATCTGAGGAAGGACAAAGGCTTTCAACCTGCAGTGTGGATTCTAGAGGCTCCACCTCGGATATACCTACGTATGACGAGCTCTTACTGGAGCTTGATGCTGCTCTTGAGTTGTTGGTCAAACTGCAACAACTTGTGCAGAAATCTGCAAACAAACTGTTAGCTTTTGTCAGTAGTACatggagaaagaaggaaaattTACAGACAAAGATGTATGACATTAAAGTTGCATGCACTGGACTGAAATCTTCCCTAGCTGACTTTGTTGACTTTGCTCAAGGCACATTGGCTAATTCTGTGAAACTGTCTGATAAGAAATTGGTGAATAAATTGTACAAGCAGCTCAACCCACTGCAAAACAGTCTAAGACTTATTTCTTTATCTCTGAAGAACCTGGAGGAAATGAAGTGGCAAGTAAACCTTCTGTCAGAACCTTTGGACTCTGGTCAGTCTGATGACCTGGGACAGATAGTTTCATTGTGTAAAGATTTGACTGGCAATGTCAGAAAGTTAGCTTCGTTGATTCAGGGAAATGCCACATTATTATTTGTACGCTCAAATGAACTCAATTCCAGTAGGACCAGTGAGCGACGATGTTCTTTGGATGATATTCTTATGTCATCGAAGCCTCCAATTAAGCGAAAACCAGAACTGAAACCGAAACAAGGCATTCGTTCTAAATATTTTCAGCAACGCCCATTGCCTGCACCACCCCCAACTGACAGACCACTTCCTCCTCCTCCAGCAGAGCAGAAAAAGAAAAGTCCATCACTAAATTCTCTAACACCACCCAAGGAATTGTACAGTTCAAGCAGTGACGATATCTATCAGAATGCTGACGAGGTGTTGGTGCAGGAGTACGATTATGTTCAGCTGGAGTCCCGTGACATTGCTGCTCACATGAAGCACAAGGAGGAGCTTGAGATTCAGGTGGATTTGTATGAGAAGAAGCTTGAGGAGGATCTCGCCAAAGTGGATATTGGATGCAAGTCGGATGATTCATCAGCCAGGTCCGATGACGGCAGTGTCAAGTATGAGGAAAACGAAGACGACACGCTGAATACAGATGATATATGCAAGTATAACTTGCTAGCAGGTCAGCAGGACCAGGTGGACAGCGGTCAGATTGATGTGGATGCTTTGATAGAACAGGAGCTGAAAACCCCAGTGAATATCAAGACGGATGCCAGTGAGTTTATTCTGCCCGAGAAGGCAGCTCTTCCAGATAAGCTCCTCAGTCAGCAGCTCGACCCCAGTGATAAACAGGTGTTGGTGTTCTATTCCGGTCAGATGGAGACTCATTCCACGCTGCTGACCAATGCCATCGATGCTTTTTTGAACTGCGTTGAAAGCAGTGACCCTCCCAACGTGTTCGTCTCTCACAGTAAGTTTGTGATCATCTCGGCTCATAAACTGGTGCACATCGGCGACACTCTCCATCGCAATCTGATGCACAGTGTTGTAAGGAACCGAGTCATGTCATGTGCCAATCACTTGTGTGACACTCTCAAGCTGTCTGTGACGGCCACCAAAATGGCAGCACTGCAGTACCCATCGGTGCCTGCAGTACAGGAGATGGTGGATCGGGTGATGGATGTGTCGCGAGCTGCTCATGATCTGAAACTGGTCATATCACAAGTTGTCGCTTTGTAG